ttttttttttgttgctttaaaTTTTGTTGACCTCTTTCTTGGTGGGAGAATTTTTAAAGGTGCCTTGATAAGTTTGGAGCTAATATCTTTGGTGGGAGCTTTATCACTTAAATAGGTGCAAATTTGAGTACTCCAAGTTGAATATCCTTAAGAGGTATAGCAAGAGGACAACAACAATCTTTACAAAGTCTACACAAAGAGGGAGTGCAAATAGAAAGAGTACCAAAAAGAGTACTAAAAGTTGTGATCCAATTTTtcattgtattttctttgagttgtaattgtGTTAAATCTTGAacaattagtggattaattgcGCATTAGACGGtaagtgtgtcttcaatggttCTAAGTgcctagaagcctcaccttaggatacgtctagtttaaagctttttaGTTAGCAATCTTcaattgtgtttttatttattgctttacattttgttttcttgcataaaatagTGTTTTCATTCTTGATTGTGCTCTAAGTGAATTACTAGAAAGGTTTGAGGGATATAACCTAACTAGGAAAGGCTTGGTAATTAAGCGATCCAAGTGATCCACCACCCTTTCCTAGGAATCTACCTACATCACTCCACCTATCTTTCTTATAGTAATTACTTTTAACACATAACTCTaacatgtcttctcattcttctaGTCCAAATGAAAGTGATCGAAAGTCTaccaaaactcttttaaaacaattagatAAAGACTTTCAAGCATtatcatatagacaattgcaacatgagacCCTACTAAAAGAAAGGGATGCTCCTTTTtctaaaatagaaaaagagttACAACTTGTTAGAGAAAAAGGGTGAATACACCACAAAATCAAAAAGATCTTCAAAAGCTTCTAGCTCTAGGTTGAGTGATTCATATGGTGAGGAAAGCCTTAAAATGAATGAATATTATCAATCTCAACCTAGGAGAGTTAGAagggaagaaaaagaaaatagtagGGGAGCATATACATGTGAGGGAGAGTTAATGATGATCTGAAGAACCCTCAACTACCAATCTAGTGTGAACCAAGAGACAGAAAGAGAGAacattttccatacaagatttaaagttttagaaaatgtttgttctctcattgtggataatggctcttgctgcaattgttgtagcactagggTGGTTGAGAAGCTAAATCTACAATTAATACCTCATcctaaaccttacaaacttcaatggaaAAATGGGGAATTAactgtagacaagcaagtgaaaGTCGATTTCTTTGTGGGAAActacccatgagaaaagatgtccaaagacattgccATAGAGGCCTTTCTTGTTTAAAAGATAAATCTAAGGAAATGTCTCATGgactctatactcctttaccttttgcaagtgctccatgggaagacataagcatgaattttatattagaacttcctaggacagcaagaggtttttcttccatttttatGGTTATGGATAGGTTTAGCAAGATAACACATTTTATTTCATGCCATAAAGTGGATGACGCTAACAAAATCTCTAGGCtattctttagagaagtggtaagacttcatggttTACTTAAAAGCATAGTTTCGAAAAGAGATCCAAAATTTGTAGGCCATTTTTTTAGGACTTGTACTGACcagtccccgggcgttgactaacaACTGGTAATGTTGGTGCCACGTAAGCGGGTCCCACGAGCAACGCGGGCCAGTACCTCGCAAAGCACGTGTGCCAAGGAGCCGAGAGTGGTTAGACATCGGCTATCAGGATGTACCGACTTGCCACTAAGTAGTGTGGAGAGGTCGGGCATCGGAGATCCAAACAGTTGAGATGGGCCACAAGAAGTGGATCCCAgatcacacaccagttatcagtaagggagaagcctagatcacgagtgcATATGCGTGTAGAGTGGACGACGCGTTCAAGCGTGACACAAAGTATAAAATCCACTGGAAGGATATGGCCAGCAAGGGCCACGAGCGAGCTGCATCCATGGCACATGAATAGCTAGGGCACTCTCAGAGGCGGGTggccccagagatcaggtgcacgaggaggcatccaggtggtcatcccgtcagaggttgcactccagttagggaccccacgcgctaggttatcctaagagtaagGTAACAACAGTGTTGGGCCCGCCCATCAAAAAGGCCCATTTCAGGTAaacaggaaaccctagttttcagtctataaatagtaagttaACAAACTTGGCCAGGGGAGAATACTCTTGCGCCGTTACACACACAAGAGCAAGACTatacagtttttggtgtttcctagccctagtactgacttgagcgttggagtgcaaacggacactagggcgcccattgtctttgtgtttcaggTGTTCATCACAGGGAAAGCATACGCGAACGCAAGGAATCTGAGCGTGAGCGTGACGTAGACGTACGAAAGcgtttcgagtcaaccggcaggaacaagactcttttggaaaaacttggaactaagttgaaaatttcaatttcttgtcatcctcaaacgaatgGTCAAAATGAAGTTGACAATATATCTCTTTTTACTATGCCTAGGGAAATCATAAAAGCCAACCACAAATCTAGGGATGAGTTCCTTCCCCATATTGAATTTGCATATAATAGGGTAGTTCATAAAACTAtcaatatttctccatttgaagttgtgtATGGGTTCAATCCTCTTACTCCATTGGGTTTGTCACCTCTACCTAATCCACaggaatttgtgcataaggaaggagtaacaaaggctgaatttgttaagaaaatgcataAGAGGATTAAGGAACAAATGTAGCCTCAAACAAAGAAATACTTGAAACATAAcaataaggggaagagagagATAATTCTTGAGGAAggagattgggtttggcttcaccttaggAAGGATAGATTCCTTACTAAGAGGAAATCTAAACTTAGTCCCCGAGAAGATGgtcctttccaagtcctcagaagaatcaataataatgcatatcaaATAGACCTGCCTGAAGAACATGGAGTACATACTACTTTCAATGTTATGGATTTAACCTTTTGTAGgtagtgaagatgaagaggcagaagcattggatttgaggacaaatcgtTTTCAAGAGGGAGAGGATGATGGAaaaggcccaagcacaagcccaagtacaagcccaacaaatagaagatcaGGGCCAATTACTAGAGTTATGGCAAAGAAGATTCAAGAGGACTGGAATACaactactgatggcagagaaacctcCCATTATATGTTCAAAGATGCCataactctagtgtagagtagaatttattttcttgttaaaattagattaggaactttatttgtaatgttTTTAAATTGAAGTTTGGTACCTAAACACCAACCTAGattaaattagggtttctaaaacACCTAATTTAATCAAGGTCAGTCATGAGAAGGCCCATTAGGAAGTGAACGTCCAAAACCTAATCATGCCTTCATGTGCTTCATTTAGGCGCCAACTTCAAAGCTAGGTTtagtttgaatttccctccaattctcttgTTCAAATCTAGCCCTCACTTACTATATAATGAGGTGCTTGGTTCatgtaaattcaagattaatgaatgagtgaattgctgctaAATTATTGTGCCAATCTCACTCTTGTCTCTACCTCTTTAGGATAGACACTTAGTCTTTAAATTTCCACCAAACCAAGTGAGCTCCTTGTCCGCTGCAATTCGTGAAGCTTCCGCACCTCTCCACCAAGAAAACCAATTGGAATGAAGGCACAACTTCATGAGTGCATCAATgaacaaaccacctttgttctgtggtttgaattaccaattttggaaggtacgtatgaagatctttgttgaatctcttgatagaggaatatgggatgcaattgaaaatggcccttttattcctaagtttgaaaatgatgatgtttttattgaaaagccttggtcccaatggactgatgcagaaaaaaaaaaaaaagcaaagtttgattgcattgcaaaaaatattatcacctctgccttaaattctgatgagtttttcagggtctctcaatgcgaatctgctaaggagatgtgggatactCTCTGGGCCGAGCGGAGCAAGACCAAGTTGTTGGGGTGATAGCACAACATCTGGACGCTTTCGCATGGTTCGCCTTGGAGATGTCAGGCATACACCcagatttcctgtgtcaccgcctcaccatggaccccaaggtcAGGCCTGTCCGCTAGAGAAGAAGtaagttcaatgaagagaggcgacAGGTCATAAAGGAAGAAACAAAGAAGTTGTTGAGTGTCggccacataagggagatccaataccctgagtggttagcgaacgtggtcttggtgaagaaggccaacgggaagtggagaatgtgtgtggacttcaccgacctcaacaaggcatgcctGAAGGACTCGTACCCTTTGCCGAGCATTgacgccttggtggacagtgcCTCGGGCTGCAGGATGCTCAGTTTCTTAGACGCGTTCTctgggtacaaccagattaagatgcacccCAGAGACGAGTGCAAGACGGCGTTCATGATCGAGCTGTCTTGTTACTGCTATacagtgatgccctttgggctgaagaatgcaggcgccacctaccacaGGCTGATGGATAGGGTCCTTGCACCGATGTTAGGACGGAACGTCCAGGTCTATGTGGACgatatggtggtgacctcgCAGGTCAGAGGTCAGCATGTGGCTGATCTATAAGAGCTATTTGCAACAATAGCTAAgtacaggttgaagctgaaccccgagaagtgcgtgttctagaagtaactcatgaaggaacGAACAATGTAAAGAGAGCAAGGAAACATACTATAATCCAAGAGTATgggatgttcagaatgctcaaaggagAATCAATTGAGAATGTGCAAAAGAGGTTCACTCATATAGTCAATCACCTCAGGAATCTTGGAAAGGtctttgacaaagaagagttgaatatcaagattctcaaatgtcttgatagatcttggcaacctaaagtCACGATTATCTCAGAATCAAGGGACTTGACATCTTTGACTACAacctccttgtttggaaagcttagggagcATGACTTGGAGATGAATAAACTCAAgattcaagagagtgaagataagcaagTAAGAAACATTGCCTTGAAAACTACCAAGCACAAGAACAATCAAGTTTCAAGAGATGAAAGTGAAGGAGAAACTCTTAGTTTGTTGTccaaaaagttcagcaaattcttgaagaagaaccgcaacaaagactccaataaagaaaggtatggcaacaagaaaactagtaattttaatgctaacaattatacttgttATGGTTGTGGAGAGCAGGGGCACATAAAGGTTGAAGGCccaaataaagagaaaaagtcaagcaagaaggaaaagaaagcaaaatcaaaaagagcctacattgcttgggatgaaaatgatgtctcttcatcaagatcctcatcaagtgaagatgaataaGCTAATTTGTGTTTGATTGCCAAAGAAGAGGATgatgcaagtagtgtaagttcttgtacttctttaaatgctaaaattatagtcaacttcttcaagcttttaaagaaacacatgaggaagctaaccgattaacactcttgaacaaccggttaaaagagttgaataactggcttgaaaacagagtcaaggcactagaagaagagttggagaattcaaaaaatgattttgaaaatctagaaatgCTTTACcagaactcttcttgcaagtgtgactcacttgtttgtgaaaattataaatctcttgaaaagaaggttcactaccttgtgAAAAGTGGGGATAGGCTTTCAAAGgctaaatccaactttgagactatcttggcatctcaaaattgtgttttcggaAAAgtaggtttaggttttaatccataGAGCAACTTATCAAGCTTGAACGTTCTGCCCCCAATCTGCCTCTCCACGATATCCCCTGCGGGCTCGGGTCGCCTCTCCCAGGCGCTCTATGGGAGATCTTTGTACGGGTGTCCCCGTCTCTGCTGGGCGGACGCTCTGTAACCATGAACACCCCCCTCTTggtcttgaggctattttcataaCACCTTTTAGCCTCTTGCTagtccgacttgatggttatcacctTCCCGCTCAAGTccggcaacttcatcttcatgggGCGTGTTGAGCCTACCGCCCTCAACCTATTCAAAGCTGGTATTCCCAACAGAATATAATAGGCCGAGGGTGCATTAACTACCAAGTACCTTATGTTCTTTGTGCGGGAGGCGACACCATCTGTAAAGGTGGTCCTCAACTCCAAATGCCCCcacacctccacctggtctcccaCGAAGCCATACAAGCACCCAGTGTAAGGCCTCAACTGGTTGGGAGACAACTACAACTTGTTAAAGGTggaccaaaacatcacatccgCTGAGCTGCCTTGGTCCACTAGCACTCGGTGCACCTTCCTCCCTAAAGTTACTACAGAAATCACCACAGGATCATTGTCATGGGGAATGACGTCTCGAAGATTGGCCTTTGTGAAAGTAAGGTCGACGTCGAGAACGTCATCTGCCACTTGCGCCTCTACTGACATTACTAATCGTGCATACTCCTTGCGCTGAAAAGCAGTGCACcctccacctgagaaacccctcgagatggtgtggatctctccgtgaACGGGCATCTCATGCCCCTAGTCCTCACCCAACACTGCTGAGGTCTCAGCTCTCTGTGGCTCCGCTaggtagtcgtttaggaacccacTCTTCATCAGCTCGTCCAATCGGTGTCCCAACACCAAGCAGTTGCATATGGGATGGCCAAACGCTTGGTGAAAGTCGCACCAAGCCtccttgtgaggtcccagcTTCTTATCAGTCTTGGGCGGCATCTTCAACCTCTccgctatgttgggcacggctATCAAATCCTTCAGCTCTACCAAAAAATTATGCCTCAAAGgcttattctcccttgcacgccccttagTTTGAGGCTTCCTAGGCTCGTAGGGCTGCTTCTCCACGGGGGCTCTCTTCTCCGTTGcagcctcatgcaccctcataGGCTGCGCACGCGCCGATGCTTGTGGGTGCGTGGGAACAACACACGCGCGCTTCTCATTAACTTCCCCCTCTACTGCGATATGAGCCACCGCTCAACGCCTTATTTCGCTGAAGGTCTTGGGGCGGCTCCTGATGAGTGATTCACTAAAAGGTCCTGGACAAATCCCCTTTCTAAACGCGTGAACCATCATCATCTCGTCCTTAGTGTTTAActtcaccacctgcgccccaaaacggttAACAAACTCCTTCATCGACTCACCCTGGTACTGTCTTACGTCGAAAAGATCGTAAGAGTTGGGTGGGGGAGCATGATTCGCAATGTATTGCTCCCTAAACAACTTTGACAACTGAGCAAATGACGTCACAtggccatcagggaggctgatgaaccaatccatcatCGTTCCTACcagcgtgctcatgaacaatTTGCACCTTACTGCATCAGAACCACCAATCAgaatcatctgcgtatggaaagttgtgagatgggcctctggatcctccatccctgtgaacgTGGCTTTCGGTCCCACTAACGTAACTGGTATCACAGCATCCATAATCGCCTACAAAAAAGGCATGGGGAATTCCCTGGGAGGTGTAGCACACTCTTGTTCCTCCGCTTCACGATCTCCTTCCTGATTTCGCAAATCACGGCGCAACTCTTCATTGGTTTGGTGTAGTTCTTCGTTTCTCGCTTGCGACGCAGCCAGATCAATCTGGATGCGTTCTTGATCAGCTCTTAACGCTGCCATCGCTTCTTGAAGGCCCTGCATCATCTCCATAACTTGTTGTAGGGTAAGACCTTCGCCTCCGTTTAGCGCAGCAGATCCTTGCCTCGTATTTCTCATCTTGATCGATTCTTGATGGATCTTGATTAATCTTTCTCAGTTCTTGCAGTTGAGACAATCGTTTTAGATCaggccccatggtgggcgcaAATGTTCCCACTagtttgcacttcgacgctcaagtcaaagtTAGGGCTATGAAACACCAAAAAGCTCTTAACTCCGAGAGCCTGTGTAATTCTGTGTGTACTTGTGTTAGAATTGCGTACCTTGTTATGTTTGTTgctaccctttatatactctagaGTTTCCGCTCTTTTTGCTAACTGTAACTAGGTTTACTATAGGTGTGTCTTAGCGCCactatcacccactcttagggccATCTAGCCTGTAAGACTCCCTTACTAGAGTGCAACCTCCGACGGGATGACCACTTGGGTGtcaactcatgcacccaatctctggggccatccgccctgggagtgccctagctgttcatgtgccatgcatgcagatcacccctAGAACGTGACCCTTACGAGTCGTCCACACCCCATACATGGACCCCCGTGATCTAGGcctctcccttactgataactggagTGTGGCTTGGAAACCACTTTTTTCAGCCCAGTTGTACTGTTTGAGTCACCGAGGTCCGAGGCATCCTCGCCTTTTGCCCCGACGCCGACCACACCTCGGCTACCTTGACTTACGTGCTTCGCAAGACACTAGCCCGTCCTCCTCGTGGACCCAGCTTTTGGGGTCCCACCATAACTGTGGTCAACGTCGAGGTTCGAGAACTGGCCGGTACACGATAATCTTTAATGTTGATTCAATAtttggttaatttttttttttaaagtactCTTTATTAGTAATTTAGATAAAGCAAACCACTAAACTTGACAGGTCCAATTAAAAGCATCAAAGACAtgtttttacatatatttagtaattatttcagataatttaaatttaaaacacaaattttaaaaacctctataaaattcaataaaataagaAGTTAGCTAAAATGCTTTTTTTTCCTATCATAGATTTTCATATAATAAAACTATATAGTTTATAACAATTATTTTGATAAAGTTATATgtaaaatgatttataattgATTGATCTTTTGTTAATAATATATGAACTTAAACTCTTAAAACGAAATACTTTTAAACTTGGGAAAAGAAGCAAGAAATTCAGCTTCggaaataaggaaaaaaataaaacaagagaAATGCTTTCCTTGCACTCTTTTCAACCCATGTCActttatttgattaaaatttattcaaagaatTTATATCTGTTTGctaaattttaatcaataagCATTCTTCTCATCACACCTATATGTCCGATTCAACACACCAAGAACATGGAGATAGCACTTGCATACATAACATAACTACCTATATGGATCCTTctagaagaaagaaaataaaacattttggtatatgaagaaagaaatatacTAAATTCAATATGAAAATGAATGCAAATAAAAAATCAGTATATGAGAAAATTACCATGAAGAACTGGAGCTTGTTTCCCTTGCTTTGGTATTCATTAGCAAAGAGGTTTCATCCCATGCCGCAAACCCGTGTGCAAGTATATTTGGTGAAGAAACATAATCAATGGAAGCTCATAGTGGCATCAAAACCAAAAGGAAAGTAGCATGTAAGGAGGATGCATTAAATGTTGTGCCTTTATCATATAGAACATTGCCTTCTCCTTCGAGTCCAGACCTCACTGTTTTATCGTCGCCACAAACTTTGACACGAAATTCTCTACCACAACAACGCTCGAGGCAACGCAAGCCACCACACCAGAGATCATGAGCCGCTTCTCCTCGTGATTGATCTTCACGCTCCTTGTGAAAAATTGCACAACAATATTAATCGAGACATAGCATAAAGCAAAATGTGTGTTAGGAATGAATTTTCACACCAAATAAATTTTAGGGTTGAACGCATAAAACGTTGATGGTTAGAAAAAAtgagaaagagaaaggaaaatGCAGAAGAATGACACTATAGGTTATAAGTGGAAAAAAGATAGTGCTCGTTGCCACAGAAATGTGAGACAATACTCGGGCCACCGGAAATGCGAGACAATACTTGTTGTCAATGAAAAAAAGGGGAAACAACTTTAATGAAAAACAAccctaaaaagaaaaaaaaatgaaaagagttATTATGACAGTTCTAAGTATAATTCACATAATAAAAACTTTCTATATCATttagaataataaaaatcatagtaaaattttattatgtgaCTTTTAGtaataactaatattataaagtttaatttatttacagTATTGTCACcactatatttattattaggGTTGATTTagattcataataataataagctATCATTGATTCTCAATTTTGTATTAGTGaaagaagagagaaaagctTATGTGTATTGTCACACATAACATACAAGAGACAAgctagataaataaatataaagagaGGCGTCCATACTGCTTATAACATAATTAGCTAAGCAGAAGTTTGTTTAAGAGCAGAAGCTTTTAGGTTGATGGAAGAATAAACAAAGGTTCTTTAGTTGAGTaggaacattttttttttaagttgttaaAAACTGAGTAATTATTAttggtatttttttattgtctaattcactatcattttaattttaactcaaATTGTAATGTAACAATTCAACATCTATTTCTCTAAACGCACAGTGAACTGCTATTAGGTGAATTTCATGTCTTATAAAAATAGGTTCACTCTGTATTGAATAGGACTTGCataaatatattcataaattaGTCTGATTGTCAATAGATTTAATTATCAGAAAATTTGTGAAAGTTATTGAATGATGATATTAAAACTGTACTCCCAATATTCTTTTGtttctaaaacaaaaatatcaatttGCATTAATCTGTTATTAAATGTGACACTCTTAAACCTGGTTTCCGTTAAATCTCATAAATTCATAAGCAACAGTTTTCCACCCTATCAGTGAAGTAACATAACCCTAAATAATACCTAACTTCAATCTTTAATCTCAAACAAAAACTAGAGGCACTTAATAATGATCTAGGATATGCAACTATGTACAAAAAAGATTTACAGAAATCCCATCATAAACCTCTTTTAAACATCAATATTTGGCAGTTTTAATATTGGGTACTCCCTGCAACATACAGTAACAAATGGTATATGCAATGGTCACAACATATATTGAATGGTCACAACTACTACAAATTTTCTTTCTCTACATTGTGTCAAAAGAAAAGATGACAGCCTTCAAAATTGACTATGTGCTCTGTTCTTCTGAAAGTGGATTACttaaattacaattatttataataataatagttaactattat
The sequence above is a segment of the Phaseolus vulgaris cultivar G19833 chromosome 2, P. vulgaris v2.0, whole genome shotgun sequence genome. Coding sequences within it:
- the LOC137809227 gene encoding uncharacterized protein; its protein translation is MDAVIPVTLVGPKATFTGMEDPEAHLTTFHTQMILIGGSDAVRCKLFMSTLVGTMMDWFISLPDGHVTSFAQLSKLFREQYIANHAPPPNSYDLFDVRQYQGESMKEFVNRFGAQVVKLNTKDEMMMVHAFRKGICPGPFSESLIRSRPKTFSEIRR